In the Plasmodium yoelii strain 17X genome assembly, chromosome: 3 genome, one interval contains:
- a CDS encoding PIR protein: MNSKVCGIINTADKYVVDDPNNPGEYNSTHLLKAAFSNIDCNIDDQKLSSGFIALLKLLNDIDNNENLEGDKLVEYAILWLSYKLDQKKENETTKLEDFYNKNIKTNSCYDQKINADSNSKINKSVICKKIESMNIDIKDISNFYDAFKSLCNMSSEIDANDYECNKCLENAGEFFEKCEKLKNAFDINKGSSYLQLLSSLSNDYKKFKEKYNSKCSNISLVACPRSSIIKNTLIAIAITIAIIFIAASIFLGIAYKYSLFGIRKRFQKQKLREKLKNVKKRMNH; the protein is encoded by the exons atgaattctAAAGTG tGTGGTATAATTAATACGGCTGATAAATATGTTGTTGATGATCCGAACAACCCGGGAGAATATAATTCTACGCATTTGTTAAAAGCAGCTTTCTCTAATATTGACTGTAATATTGATGACCAAAAACTTAGCTCTGGTTTTATAGCATTGCTAAAATTACTTAATGatattgataataatgaaaatttagaGGGTGATAAACTTGTGGAATATgctattttatggttaagttataaactagatcaaaaaaaagaaaatgaaacgACCAAATTAGaagatttttataataaaaatataaaaacaaatagttGTTATGATCAGAAAATAAATGCTGATAGTAATAGTAAGATTAACAAGAGTgttatatgtaaaaaaatagaatcgATGAATAtcgatattaaagatatatctaatttttatgatgcatttaaatcattatgtaacatgtCTAGTGAAATTGATGCAAATGACTACGAATGCAATAAATGTTTAGAAAATGCTGgagaattttttgaaaaatgtgaaaaacttaaaaatgcttttgatattaataaaggaaGTTCTTATTTACAACTATTGTCtagtttatcaaatgattataaaaaatttaaagagAAATATAATTCTAAATGTAGTAATATCTCACTTGTAGCTTGTCCACGAAGttcaataataaaaaatacactaatTGCAATTGCAATTACaattgcaattatatttattgcaGCATCAATTTTCTTGGGTAttgcttataag tattcgttatttggaattcggaaacgatttcaaaaacaaaaattaagagaaaagctaaaaaatgtaaagaagagaatgaatcattaa
- a CDS encoding PIR protein: MNKEVCEKFENLWNDFPDKLENNKYHEFKDNNFLNSYCNNNNCEGNLDKINAGCLFLFNKFFGSSGVFKDNAKNYINAVEYIIIWLSHMLNLKDNTGNILKNFYEIYIKNQEKYKNTIDGVDGCRNYNDLIYKKKELMEITNEKLSKFYAPFKSLCNMYNGFNDSTSDCTNCLNDANEFAKKYKELNEDSSITNDSTCNKLLCTLSNDYDNFKKKFKDSSSFPTIKKPNIIPKCPEQISEQNLRSSGVISEDVASSSSIANKLFTVLSIFGAIAFFLGISYKYSLFGFRKRFQKQKLREKIKKIKKK; the protein is encoded by the exons atgaataaggaagtg tgtgaaaAGTTCGAGAACCTATGGAATGATTTTCCCGATAAATTGgagaataataaatatcatgaatttaaagataataattttttaaatagttattgtaataataataattgtgaAGGTAatctcgataaaattaatgctggatgtttatttttgtttaataaatTCTTTGGGAGTTCTGGTGTGTTTAAGGATAAtgcaaaaaattatatcaatgctgttgaatacattatcatatggttaagtcatatgttaaacctaaagGATAACACAGGCAACAttctaaaaaatttttatgaaatatatataaaaaatcaagaaaagtataaaaatacTATAGATGGTGTTGATGGTTGTAGAAATTATAATGatcttatatataaaaaaaaagaattgaTGGAAATTACTAATGAAAAattgtctaaattttatgctccatttaaatcattatgtaacatgtataATGGATTTAATGATAGCACGTCAGATTGCACAAACTGTTTGAATGATGCTAATGAAtttgctaaaaaatataaagaacttAATGAGGATTCTAGTATTACTAATGATAGTACCTGTAATAAACTATTGTGtactttatcaaatgattatgataattttaaaaagaaattcAAAGACAGTTCATCCTTTCCAACGATAAAAAAACCAAATATTATTCCAAAATGTCCTGAACAAATTTCTGAACAAAATTTAAGAAGTTCTGGAGTAATTTCTGAAGATGTggcatcaagttcgtcgatagcaaacaaattatttacagttttatcgatatttggtgcaatagcattttttttaggaatttcttataag tattcgttatttggatttcgtaaacgatttcaaaaacaaaaattaagagaaaaaataaaaaaaataaagaagaaatga